In the genome of Desulfuromonas sp. DDH964, one region contains:
- the rseP gene encoding RIP metalloprotease RseP → MITILAGIIMLGILVFVHELGHFCVAKWAGVKVLKFSLGFGPRLVSRTWGETEYMICAVPLGGYVQMLGEGGGENGEDAELTAAEKERSFADKSVSRRSAIVAAGPLMNLIFPFLIMPVAYLVGVQLPAFLEEPPCIGFVAADSDAGRSGFLPGDCIEQINGDPVSTWNEANLSLLAHAGSVLQVEGRRDGQPLSLILTPANGGLEGLRSLGLFPRQEAVVGGLAPGMPASAAGLEVGDRILAIDATPITSWYDLKQVIQQGEGAAMTFHIERQGKPLALTLTPVREDGQGSDYLIGIAPDQATVFKRFGLLASIQAGGKRSIELIELTLVFIQKLVAGQVSTKNIGGPITVVQIAGQAAQTDLASILSVLAFLSIQLGILNLFPIPILDGGHLFFNLFEAVLRRPLSLRTREIAQQVGLALLIMLMVLAFYNDIVRLLFGGQ, encoded by the coding sequence ATGATCACCATTCTGGCCGGGATTATCATGCTCGGCATCCTGGTTTTCGTCCATGAACTCGGACATTTCTGCGTCGCCAAGTGGGCCGGCGTCAAGGTTCTCAAGTTTTCCCTCGGATTCGGTCCCAGGCTGGTCTCCCGGACCTGGGGCGAAACCGAGTACATGATCTGCGCCGTTCCGCTTGGCGGATACGTCCAGATGCTGGGCGAAGGAGGGGGGGAGAACGGTGAAGATGCCGAACTGACCGCCGCCGAGAAGGAACGTTCCTTTGCCGACAAGTCGGTATCGCGGCGTAGCGCCATTGTCGCCGCCGGTCCCTTGATGAACCTGATCTTCCCCTTCCTGATCATGCCAGTTGCCTACCTGGTCGGGGTGCAGCTGCCGGCCTTCCTCGAAGAGCCGCCCTGCATCGGCTTTGTCGCTGCCGATTCCGACGCCGGTCGCAGCGGGTTCCTGCCGGGGGATTGCATCGAGCAGATCAACGGCGACCCGGTCTCGACCTGGAATGAGGCCAACCTCTCCCTCCTTGCCCACGCCGGGAGCGTGTTGCAGGTGGAGGGGCGCCGTGACGGGCAGCCGCTGAGCCTCATCCTGACGCCGGCCAATGGCGGGCTTGAGGGCCTGCGTTCCCTCGGGCTCTTTCCCCGCCAGGAGGCGGTGGTCGGTGGCCTCGCACCGGGCATGCCGGCCAGCGCCGCCGGTCTCGAGGTCGGCGATCGCATCCTTGCCATCGACGCTACTCCCATCACCTCCTGGTACGACCTCAAACAGGTCATCCAGCAGGGGGAGGGCGCTGCCATGACCTTTCACATCGAGCGCCAGGGCAAGCCCCTTGCGCTCACCCTGACCCCGGTGCGCGAAGACGGCCAGGGTTCGGACTACCTGATAGGGATCGCCCCGGACCAGGCGACGGTCTTCAAGCGCTTCGGCCTGTTGGCGTCGATTCAGGCGGGCGGAAAGCGGTCGATTGAGCTGATCGAGCTGACCCTGGTCTTTATCCAGAAGCTGGTCGCCGGACAGGTCTCGACCAAGAACATCGGTGGTCCCATTACCGTGGTGCAGATCGCCGGACAGGCGGCGCAGACCGATCTCGCCAGCATTCTTTCGGTGCTGGCCTTTTTGAGTATCCAGCTCGGGATTCTCAACCTCTTTCCGATCCCGATTCTCGACGGTGGTCATCTCTTCTTCAATCTCTTCGAGGCGGTGCTGCGGCGCCCCCTGTCGCTGCGCACCCGGGAAATCGCCCAGCAGGTCGGCCTGGCGCTGCTGATCATGCTGATGGTTCTCGCCTTCTACAACGACATCGTGCGGTTGCTCTTCGGTGGTCAGTGA
- a CDS encoding 1-deoxy-D-xylulose-5-phosphate reductoisomerase yields MPPADHKCLAILGATGSIGVSTLDIVAAHPDRFSVGALSGGQNIERLADQVRRFRPALVGVLSEDHRSQLQQLLGPSPVEIVSGIEGLIACATFAGVDMVVSAIVGAAGLVPTMAAIEAGKGIALANKETLVTAGPLVMAAVARKGVKLFPVDSEHSAIFQSLEGHRHADVRRLILTASGGPFRTRSLAELSGVTPADALAHPNWQMGRKISIDSATMMNKGLEVIEARWLFDLPGERIAVHIHPQSIVHSMVEYRDGSVIAQLGIPDMKTPIAYALSYPDRLPLDLPPLDLCALQSLTFDAPEQGRFPCLELAYAALAAGGSAPAVLNAANEIAVEAFLGGQIGFLDIPALIQQVLDRHPVSPLHHIDDVLHADRWAREEARRQMAVLL; encoded by the coding sequence ATGCCGCCTGCCGATCACAAATGTCTCGCCATCCTCGGGGCCACCGGTTCTATCGGCGTCAGCACCCTCGACATCGTGGCCGCCCATCCCGATCGCTTTTCCGTGGGTGCCCTCAGCGGCGGGCAGAACATCGAGCGCCTCGCCGACCAGGTCCGCCGCTTCCGGCCGGCCCTGGTCGGGGTATTGAGCGAAGACCATCGCTCCCAATTGCAACAGCTGCTCGGGCCCTCCCCGGTCGAAATCGTCAGCGGCATTGAAGGGCTGATCGCCTGCGCCACCTTCGCGGGGGTCGACATGGTCGTTTCGGCCATCGTCGGGGCTGCCGGGCTGGTGCCAACCATGGCGGCAATCGAGGCGGGCAAGGGGATCGCCCTTGCCAACAAGGAGACCCTGGTAACAGCCGGCCCGCTGGTGATGGCCGCGGTAGCGCGCAAAGGGGTGAAGCTGTTCCCGGTCGACAGTGAACATTCCGCCATTTTCCAGTCCCTTGAGGGGCATCGCCATGCCGATGTCAGGCGCCTGATCCTCACCGCCTCCGGCGGTCCGTTCCGGACCCGCAGCCTGGCGGAACTCTCCGGCGTAACTCCGGCCGATGCCCTTGCCCACCCCAACTGGCAGATGGGACGCAAGATCAGCATCGATTCGGCGACGATGATGAACAAGGGGCTGGAGGTGATCGAGGCCCGCTGGCTCTTCGACCTCCCCGGAGAGCGGATCGCGGTGCACATCCACCCGCAGAGCATCGTCCATTCCATGGTCGAATATCGGGACGGGTCGGTTATCGCCCAGCTCGGGATACCCGACATGAAAACGCCGATTGCCTACGCCCTCTCTTACCCCGACCGGCTGCCCCTTGATCTGCCGCCCCTCGACCTCTGCGCCTTGCAGAGTCTCACCTTTGATGCGCCGGAACAGGGACGTTTTCCCTGCCTGGAACTTGCCTACGCCGCCCTCGCCGCCGGGGGGAGCGCCCCGGCGGTTCTCAATGCCGCCAACGAAATTGCCGTCGAAGCCTTCCTCGGCGGCCAGATCGGTTTTCTCGATATCCCGGCGCTGATCCAGCAGGTTCTGGACCGGCATCCGGTTTCTCCCCTGCACCATATCGATGACGTCCTCCACGCTGACCGCTGGGCTCGCGAAGAAGCCCGCCGGCAGATGGCCGTCCTACTCTGA
- a CDS encoding phosphatidate cytidylyltransferase, producing MRPRRIVIRQRILTGLILLPLLVLFVYFAGPAWFAALVTVVAIPALHELFSMSLPADRVLEKRIAVVAGALLVPLVSLAPSPWGLGGIALAFIFIAILFLLRFRDLASVITQINLILLGFIYVPLLLAHLAMLRGLPDGRGWVFLVMLVVMAGDSAAYFSGINFGRHKLYPAISPKKSIEGAIGGLLGSLAGAFLAKLWFLPMLTGIDTLFLGLVLGSVGQLGDLFESMLKRSFGVKDSGTLIPGHGGILDRLDSLLFVFPLAYYYALLRFGA from the coding sequence ATTCGTCCTCGGAGGATTGTTATTAGACAGCGAATTCTGACCGGCCTGATTCTCCTGCCGTTACTGGTGCTGTTCGTCTATTTCGCCGGACCGGCCTGGTTTGCCGCCCTGGTCACGGTGGTCGCCATCCCGGCCTTGCACGAACTCTTCAGTATGAGCCTGCCGGCCGACCGGGTTCTTGAAAAGCGCATCGCTGTCGTTGCGGGTGCGCTCCTGGTTCCCCTGGTCAGCCTTGCCCCCTCGCCCTGGGGCCTCGGTGGCATTGCCCTCGCTTTTATTTTCATCGCCATCCTTTTTCTGTTGCGCTTTCGGGATCTCGCCTCGGTCATCACCCAGATCAACCTGATTCTGCTCGGTTTCATTTACGTGCCACTGCTGCTCGCCCATCTGGCGATGCTGCGGGGGCTCCCCGACGGCCGGGGCTGGGTTTTTCTCGTCATGCTGGTGGTGATGGCGGGCGATTCCGCTGCCTACTTCAGCGGTATCAACTTCGGTCGCCATAAACTCTACCCCGCCATCAGCCCGAAGAAGAGTATCGAGGGCGCTATCGGCGGACTGCTTGGCAGCCTGGCTGGCGCCTTTCTGGCCAAACTCTGGTTTCTGCCGATGCTGACCGGGATCGATACGCTGTTTCTCGGCCTGGTCCTTGGCAGTGTCGGTCAACTGGGTGATCTCTTTGAGTCGATGCTGAAGCGCAGTTTCGGCGTCAAGGATTCGGGGACCCTGATTCCCGGCCACGGTGGCATTCTCGACCGCCTGGACAGCCTTCTTTTCGTCTTTCCTCTCGCCTACTATTACGCCCTGCTACGGTTCGGTGCCTGA
- a CDS encoding isoprenyl transferase, which translates to MPAPRHIAIIMDGNGRWAENRRLPRIVGHQRGVEVVQKIVTDCRESGIPFLTLYAFSSENWGRPAAEVNALMGLLGRYLQSELDSLLKQGIQLRVIGEINRLPAEIRQILESTIESTASNREMVLTLALSYGSRNEILRAMQAVARDVAAGRLDPARIDEEEFAGRLDTAGLPDPDLLIRTSGEHRISNFLLWQLAYTELYFSEALWPDFSPVELHKAIDEFSRRQRRFGLTGAQLARDRDSSSEDCY; encoded by the coding sequence ATGCCTGCTCCCCGACATATCGCGATCATCATGGACGGCAACGGCCGCTGGGCCGAAAACCGTCGGCTGCCCCGTATTGTCGGCCATCAGCGTGGGGTCGAGGTGGTGCAGAAGATCGTCACCGATTGCCGCGAATCGGGGATTCCTTTCCTCACCCTCTATGCCTTCAGCTCGGAAAACTGGGGACGCCCCGCCGCTGAAGTCAACGCCCTGATGGGGCTGCTCGGGCGCTACCTGCAGAGCGAACTCGATTCCCTGCTCAAGCAGGGGATCCAACTCCGCGTCATCGGCGAAATCAATCGGCTCCCCGCTGAAATCCGGCAGATTCTCGAGTCGACCATCGAGAGTACCGCGTCGAACCGGGAGATGGTCCTGACCCTGGCGCTCTCCTATGGCAGCCGCAACGAGATTCTGCGGGCGATGCAGGCGGTGGCCCGCGATGTTGCCGCCGGCCGTCTCGACCCGGCCCGGATCGACGAGGAAGAGTTCGCCGGCCGCCTCGACACGGCAGGTCTCCCCGATCCGGACCTGCTGATCCGGACCAGCGGTGAGCACCGCATCAGCAATTTTCTCCTCTGGCAACTGGCCTATACCGAGCTCTATTTCAGCGAGGCCCTCTGGCCCGATTTTTCCCCCGTTGAACTGCACAAGGCGATCGATGAATTCAGCCGGCGCCAGCGGCGCTTCGGTCTGACGGGCGCCCAATTGGCCCGGGACCGGGATTCGTCCTCGGAGGATTGTTATTAG
- a CDS encoding 4Fe-4S binding protein, with protein sequence MALKITEDCIACGTCVDTCPLGAIVEAGDKFAINDDCTECRACEDSCPVNAIVD encoded by the coding sequence ATGGCTCTTAAAATCACCGAAGACTGCATTGCCTGTGGAACCTGCGTTGATACTTGCCCCCTGGGCGCCATCGTCGAGGCCGGCGACAAATTCGCCATCAACGACGACTGCACCGAGTGCCGTGCCTGCGAAGACAGCTGCCCGGTAAACGCCATCGTCGACTGA
- the frr gene encoding ribosome recycling factor — MYQDLIGKARVGMEKAIEALKKEFTRVRTGRASVSLLDDIRIDYYGTPTPLNQVATLVVPEPRLITIQPWEKKLIPDIEKAILKSDLGLNPASDGVLVRIAIPALTEERRKEMVKQIKRMGEEAKIAIRNVRRDGNEGLKKLEKEKEISEDELKRGEKEIQDLTDQFVKKADEVVAVKEKEVMEI; from the coding sequence ATGTACCAGGATCTCATCGGCAAGGCTCGAGTCGGCATGGAGAAAGCGATCGAGGCACTGAAAAAAGAGTTCACCCGGGTCCGTACCGGGCGGGCGTCGGTTTCGCTGCTGGACGATATCCGCATCGATTACTACGGCACCCCGACTCCCCTCAATCAGGTCGCAACCCTGGTCGTCCCCGAACCGCGCCTGATTACCATCCAGCCCTGGGAAAAGAAGCTGATCCCCGATATTGAAAAGGCGATTCTCAAGTCTGATCTTGGGCTGAATCCCGCTTCCGACGGGGTTCTGGTGCGCATTGCCATTCCGGCCCTGACGGAAGAGCGGCGCAAGGAAATGGTCAAGCAGATCAAGCGCATGGGGGAAGAGGCGAAGATCGCCATCCGCAATGTCCGCCGCGATGGCAACGAAGGGCTGAAAAAACTGGAAAAGGAAAAGGAAATCTCCGAGGATGAGCTCAAGCGCGGCGAGAAGGAGATTCAGGATTTGACCGACCAGTTTGTCAAAAAGGCTGACGAGGTGGTGGCGGTCAAGGAAAAAGAAGTGATGGAGATCTGA
- the pyrH gene encoding UMP kinase, whose protein sequence is MAGEEPIYRRILLKLSGEALAGTQGYGIDPEVIGAIAAEIRDVIALGVQVALVIGGGNIFRGVAAASRGMDRASADYMGMLATVMNSLAMQDALEKVGVVTRVQSAIEMQEVAEPYIRRRAVRHLEKGRVVIFGAGTGNPYFTTDTAASLRAMEINAEVILKATKVDGVYSADPAKDKNAVKFPTLTYLDVLKMNLQVMDATATSLCMDNNLPIVVFDLTRRGNIQKVVLGEGIGTIVKGD, encoded by the coding sequence ATGGCAGGCGAAGAACCGATCTACCGCCGCATTCTGCTTAAACTGAGCGGCGAGGCGCTGGCCGGCACCCAGGGCTACGGGATTGACCCCGAGGTCATCGGTGCCATTGCAGCAGAGATTCGTGACGTGATCGCCCTTGGCGTCCAGGTTGCCCTGGTCATCGGTGGCGGCAATATCTTCCGTGGCGTTGCCGCCGCTTCCCGGGGGATGGACCGGGCCAGCGCCGATTACATGGGGATGCTGGCGACGGTGATGAACAGCCTGGCGATGCAGGATGCCCTGGAGAAGGTCGGGGTCGTCACCCGGGTCCAGTCGGCCATCGAAATGCAGGAGGTCGCCGAACCGTATATCCGGCGCCGCGCGGTGCGACACCTCGAGAAGGGGCGGGTCGTCATCTTTGGCGCCGGGACCGGGAACCCGTACTTCACCACCGATACCGCCGCCAGCCTGCGGGCCATGGAGATCAATGCCGAAGTGATCCTCAAGGCGACCAAGGTCGACGGGGTCTACAGCGCCGACCCGGCCAAGGACAAGAACGCGGTCAAGTTCCCGACCCTTACCTACCTCGACGTTCTGAAGATGAATCTTCAGGTGATGGATGCCACGGCAACGTCGCTTTGCATGGATAATAACCTTCCCATCGTGGTTTTCGATCTGACCCGGCGCGGCAACATCCAGAAGGTTGTGCTCGGCGAGGGGATCGGGACCATCGTGAAAGGAGACTGA
- the tsf gene encoding translation elongation factor Ts, whose product MANITASMVSELRGKTGAGMMDCKKALAEADGNIEEAVDILRKKGLSAAAKKSGRVAAEGMIACAGEGNRGVVVEVNSETDFVAKNEAFQSFVAGIAAAVLEHAPADVEALKALTFPGGSRTVGEELTHQIATIGENMNIRRFARFEAQGVIASYVHGAGKIGVLVELGTSRGDDERVAGLARQVAMHVAAASPQFLRRDEVPAEVIEREKEIMRAKALESGKPANIVEKIIEGQINKFFGEVCLLEQAFVIDPDQKVGKVVEALGKTIGAPLTLDRFVRFQLGEGLEKKEDDFAAEVASLSK is encoded by the coding sequence GTGGCTAACATTACTGCATCAATGGTCTCTGAACTGCGCGGGAAGACTGGCGCCGGCATGATGGATTGCAAGAAAGCCCTTGCCGAGGCGGATGGAAATATTGAGGAAGCGGTCGATATCCTGCGCAAGAAGGGGCTCTCCGCCGCCGCCAAGAAGTCCGGCCGCGTTGCCGCCGAGGGGATGATCGCCTGTGCCGGTGAGGGGAACCGGGGCGTCGTTGTCGAGGTCAACTCGGAAACCGACTTTGTCGCCAAGAATGAAGCCTTCCAGAGCTTTGTCGCCGGCATTGCCGCGGCGGTCCTCGAACACGCTCCCGCCGATGTCGAAGCCCTCAAGGCGCTGACCTTTCCCGGTGGCAGCCGCACCGTTGGCGAGGAACTGACCCACCAGATTGCCACCATCGGCGAGAATATGAATATCCGCCGCTTCGCCCGCTTTGAGGCGCAGGGGGTCATTGCTTCCTATGTTCACGGTGCCGGCAAGATCGGTGTGCTGGTCGAGCTCGGCACGAGCCGCGGTGACGATGAGCGCGTCGCCGGCCTGGCGCGGCAGGTGGCGATGCATGTTGCCGCTGCCAGCCCCCAGTTCCTGCGGCGCGACGAGGTCCCGGCCGAGGTGATCGAGCGGGAAAAGGAAATCATGCGGGCCAAGGCTCTTGAGAGCGGCAAGCCGGCCAACATCGTCGAGAAGATCATCGAAGGGCAGATCAACAAGTTCTTCGGCGAAGTCTGCCTGCTGGAGCAGGCCTTCGTCATCGATCCCGATCAGAAGGTCGGCAAGGTCGTCGAGGCCCTCGGCAAGACGATCGGTGCCCCGCTGACTCTTGATCGTTTCGTCCGCTTCCAGCTCGGCGAAGGGCTGGAGAAGAAAGAGGACGATTTCGCTGCGGAAGTAGCCTCCCTGTCCAAATAA
- the rpsB gene encoding 30S ribosomal protein S2, whose product MSQITMKQLLEAGVHFGHQTKRWNPKMKPYIFGARNGIYIIDLQKTVRYFKTAYNFVKETVEGGDKILFVGTKKQAQDSIAEEAVRAGQYFVNNRWLGGMLTNFSTIKGSIDRLKKIETMSQDGTYQLITKKEALQLDREKEKLERSLGGIKGMTKMPGAIFVIDPKKEGIAVKEARKLGVPVVAVVDTNCDPDEIDYLIPGNDDAIRAIRLFAARIADACIEGAQAREAGLRSDAEGGETAAEVAVEAAQPEVVAAAGPAAEA is encoded by the coding sequence ATGTCCCAGATCACCATGAAGCAACTGCTCGAAGCCGGGGTCCATTTCGGACACCAGACCAAACGTTGGAACCCCAAGATGAAACCTTATATCTTCGGGGCCCGTAACGGTATCTACATCATTGACCTGCAGAAGACCGTGCGCTATTTCAAGACCGCCTACAACTTCGTCAAGGAGACGGTCGAAGGCGGCGACAAAATTCTTTTCGTCGGCACCAAGAAGCAGGCGCAGGATTCGATCGCCGAGGAGGCAGTTCGCGCCGGCCAGTATTTTGTCAACAACCGCTGGCTTGGCGGGATGCTCACCAACTTCAGCACCATCAAGGGGAGCATCGACCGGCTGAAGAAGATTGAAACCATGTCCCAGGACGGGACCTATCAGTTGATCACCAAAAAGGAGGCTTTGCAGCTCGATCGGGAGAAGGAAAAGCTCGAGCGAAGCCTTGGCGGCATCAAGGGGATGACCAAGATGCCTGGTGCGATCTTTGTCATTGATCCCAAGAAAGAGGGGATCGCCGTCAAGGAAGCCCGCAAACTCGGTGTTCCCGTGGTTGCCGTGGTTGACACCAACTGTGATCCTGACGAAATCGATTACCTGATTCCCGGCAATGACGACGCCATTCGCGCCATCCGCCTCTTTGCCGCGCGGATTGCCGACGCCTGCATCGAGGGCGCCCAGGCCCGTGAAGCTGGTCTGCGCAGCGACGCCGAAGGTGGCGAGACGGCCGCTGAAGTTGCCGTCGAGGCTGCTCAGCCTGAAGTTGTTGCCGCAGCGGGTCCGGCCGCAGAGGCCTGA
- the lptF gene encoding LPS export ABC transporter permease LptF has protein sequence MSAHRIHRYIAREVTIPALLGLLVFTFVLILGRLLKLAELVINQGVPLGQITTLFAYLMPTFLVITIPLGFLLGVLLGFTRLSTDNEITAFKSTGVSLYRLLRPVLFCALAASTLTALATLVIAPACKQLFRSQVFEIALNQASIKLQPRTFNTDFNGLAIYANGVDEQSGTMQGILIADERSGSAPAVILARSGRIIPDSSQMAVTLRLNDGTIHRKPEQKSAETYQLVSFANYDINLNLGQQTPSKENRYRKPSEYALGELITSLRTAPDAADRAGFSIELQRRLILPLAPLLFALIGVPLGVQSNRSGRSSGFALALIVFLLYYMFLSLAQTLVEEKNFPVILTMWSPSVLFFAASIYLLRITASERRLPLADWIRDRWRVARRLLRRRGLA, from the coding sequence ATGTCAGCCCATCGAATCCATCGCTATATTGCACGCGAGGTCACCATCCCCGCCCTGCTCGGACTGCTGGTCTTCACCTTCGTGCTGATCCTCGGGCGGCTCCTCAAGCTGGCGGAGCTGGTCATCAACCAGGGCGTTCCCCTCGGCCAGATCACCACCCTTTTTGCTTACCTGATGCCAACCTTTCTGGTGATCACCATCCCGCTCGGCTTCCTCCTCGGCGTCCTTCTCGGCTTCACCAGGCTCTCGACCGACAATGAGATCACGGCCTTCAAGTCGACCGGCGTCAGCCTCTACCGCCTGCTGCGACCGGTTCTCTTCTGCGCCCTCGCCGCATCAACGCTGACCGCCCTCGCCACCCTGGTGATCGCCCCGGCCTGCAAGCAGCTCTTTCGCAGCCAGGTCTTTGAAATCGCCCTCAACCAGGCCAGCATCAAGCTGCAACCCCGGACCTTCAACACTGATTTCAACGGGCTCGCCATCTATGCCAATGGCGTCGATGAGCAGAGCGGAACCATGCAGGGGATCCTGATCGCCGATGAACGCTCCGGCAGCGCTCCGGCCGTGATCCTCGCCCGCTCGGGACGGATCATCCCCGATTCGAGCCAGATGGCTGTCACCCTGCGCCTGAACGACGGCACCATTCATCGCAAACCCGAGCAGAAATCGGCCGAAACCTACCAGCTGGTCAGCTTCGCAAACTATGACATCAACCTCAACCTCGGCCAGCAAACCCCCAGCAAGGAGAACCGCTACCGCAAGCCTTCCGAATACGCCCTCGGCGAGCTGATAACCAGCCTGCGCACGGCACCTGACGCCGCCGACCGGGCAGGATTCAGCATCGAACTCCAGCGCCGCCTGATCCTCCCCCTGGCACCGCTCCTCTTTGCCCTGATCGGGGTTCCCCTCGGGGTGCAGTCCAACCGCAGCGGTCGCAGCAGCGGGTTCGCCCTGGCGCTGATCGTCTTCCTCCTCTACTACATGTTCCTTTCCCTCGCCCAGACCCTGGTCGAAGAGAAGAACTTCCCGGTAATCCTCACCATGTGGAGCCCCAGCGTCCTCTTCTTCGCCGCCAGCATCTACCTGTTGCGGATCACCGCCAGCGAGAGACGCCTCCCCCTGGCCGACTGGATCAGGGACCGCTGGCGTGTGGCACGCCGGCTGTTGCGCCGCCGGGGGCTGGCATGA
- the lptG gene encoding LPS export ABC transporter permease LptG — protein sequence MTLITRYLLQAFSRVFLLSLVAFAGIYLLVDFVENVDSFIARQATATAYLVYFFGKLPQILTQVTPMAILFGVFMTLGGLSRSNELTAMRAGGISLWRISMPLLGVALLATVATLAANEYVVPYTARKVNFINRTIIKGEPSQLLRRDRVWFREGDQLINVRLVLPAEKLLYGISLFRIDRDFRLLARIDADRAVYQDGHWLFQNLTTRTFAADGSESMTLVRAKEEVLPLAKTPKDFATPEFRNDDLSYRELHQMVERLESENFSATRYRVDMMARLATPFTSLIMAFLGIPFALQKGRNANLAMGVALSIAVGVVFYLVQATLLAFGYSAVVPPLVAAWAPNLLFVLIGVWLLLSARD from the coding sequence ATGACCCTGATTACCCGTTACCTGCTGCAGGCCTTTTCCCGGGTCTTCCTCCTCTCTCTGGTCGCCTTTGCCGGCATCTACCTGCTGGTCGACTTTGTCGAAAACGTCGACAGCTTCATCGCCCGCCAGGCGACAGCCACCGCATATCTTGTCTATTTTTTCGGCAAGCTCCCGCAGATCCTCACCCAGGTGACGCCGATGGCCATTCTCTTCGGGGTTTTCATGACCCTTGGCGGGCTCTCCCGCAGCAATGAGCTGACGGCGATGCGGGCGGGCGGCATCAGCCTCTGGCGTATCAGCATGCCGCTCCTGGGCGTGGCCCTGCTCGCCACCGTCGCCACCCTGGCCGCCAACGAATATGTGGTCCCCTACACGGCCAGAAAGGTCAACTTCATCAACCGCACCATCATCAAGGGGGAACCGAGCCAGCTGCTGCGCCGGGACCGGGTCTGGTTCCGTGAAGGGGACCAGCTGATCAATGTCCGCCTCGTCCTCCCCGCCGAAAAACTTCTCTACGGCATCTCCCTCTTCCGTATCGACCGTGATTTCCGGCTTCTCGCCCGCATCGACGCCGACCGTGCCGTATACCAGGATGGCCACTGGCTGTTCCAGAACCTGACCACCCGCACCTTTGCCGCCGACGGAAGCGAGTCGATGACCCTGGTGCGCGCGAAAGAAGAGGTCTTGCCGCTGGCCAAGACACCGAAGGACTTCGCAACGCCCGAATTCCGCAATGACGACCTCTCCTACCGGGAACTGCACCAGATGGTCGAGCGGCTCGAATCCGAGAATTTTTCGGCGACCCGCTACCGGGTTGACATGATGGCCCGCCTGGCCACCCCCTTCACCAGCCTGATCATGGCCTTTCTCGGCATCCCCTTTGCGCTGCAGAAAGGGCGCAATGCCAACCTGGCGATGGGGGTAGCGCTCAGTATTGCCGTCGGAGTCGTCTTCTACCTGGTCCAGGCGACCCTTCTCGCCTTTGGCTACTCGGCCGTGGTTCCCCCCCTGGTCGCAGCCTGGGCGCCCAATCTCCTCTTCGTTCTGATTGGCGTCTGGCTCCTCCTCTCCGCCCGCGACTGA
- a CDS encoding IPT/TIG domain-containing protein, with the protein MRKYFLFLLGFLLSTSLPALATVQITSMSPDSAAPGDEITVTGGPFSNEIEVLLGEIRITPQAVSDRRLTFSLPELPPGQYLLRLAEQGRVSASPLLFRVTESEPRISSLQPVEVDVCDTDPPAQLTVEGQGFQSGSSLLIDGVTIGVEKISSDRITLTLPPLAPGTHQVQVANPAGSRSLPRGLLVNGTPVIFSTRIGADDVTTYALIIEGKNFLASSQLLVDGKRIPLVDRQPPGRESASLGDCRTIVYHRRPYSSQPKPITLKVINPGGRESAAVTIQAP; encoded by the coding sequence ATGCGCAAATATTTCCTCTTCCTGCTGGGATTCCTCCTCTCTACGTCACTGCCGGCCCTGGCGACGGTGCAGATTACCTCGATGAGCCCGGACAGCGCCGCCCCCGGGGACGAAATCACCGTCACCGGCGGCCCCTTTTCCAATGAGATCGAAGTCCTTCTTGGCGAGATCAGGATCACGCCCCAGGCCGTTTCGGACCGGCGCCTGACCTTTTCCCTGCCGGAGCTCCCCCCCGGCCAATACCTGTTGCGCCTGGCCGAGCAAGGCCGGGTTTCGGCAAGCCCCCTGCTCTTCCGGGTGACCGAATCCGAACCGCGGATCAGCTCGTTGCAGCCGGTGGAGGTGGACGTCTGCGATACCGACCCGCCAGCGCAACTGACCGTCGAGGGGCAGGGCTTCCAATCGGGCAGCAGCTTGCTGATTGATGGCGTGACGATTGGTGTCGAGAAAATTTCCAGTGACCGCATTACCCTGACCCTCCCCCCCCTCGCCCCCGGAACCCACCAGGTGCAGGTCGCCAACCCTGCCGGCAGCCGCTCCCTCCCCCGTGGCCTGCTGGTCAACGGCACCCCGGTAATCTTTTCTACCCGGATCGGCGCCGACGATGTCACTACCTATGCACTGATCATCGAGGGGAAGAACTTCCTCGCCTCCTCCCAGCTACTCGTCGACGGCAAGCGCATTCCCCTCGTTGACCGGCAGCCGCCCGGCCGGGAAAGTGCCAGTCTCGGCGACTGTCGGACCATCGTCTACCACCGCCGTCCCTACAGCAGCCAACCGAAACCGATCACTCTGAAGGTGATCAACCCCGGCGGCCGGGAGAGTGCCGCGGTAACCATCCAGGCCCCTTAG